The segment CAGCAGTGGCTTTAGAGAAATAGGATTGATCAAAGAAGTAATTGTAACCCCATTGTTTATAGGTGTTGTTCCTATTCCAGAAACTGGCTGCATTTCCGTGGAATACAGCAGATGTATAGCCACCATTTTGAGAGAGAATATATGGTGCGGCTTGCTGGGTATTGCTTCCGCCATATTGGACCATGAAAGAGCCTTGATTGAGTCCAAAAAGGGAGGTTTCAATCATAGTTTCGGCATCAGAGGTTTTACCTGCCTTCACTTGGTTGAAGAAATTAGAAAAGGCGAGAGTAGAGTTAGAATGATACAGAGAATTGAGGAAAGGTGTGACTTCGTATTCGACACCGTTGACGTTCAACTTATAGTCAATAACAAATTGTTGTAAGCTTTCTAGGTGGAGATAGATAACATTTCGTCCTTTGGCAATACCGAAGTAGTTGTCATTCGGCTGAGCATAATGTTCTGTAATATATTGTTTTACAGGCTCCAAATCTGTAGCTGTTGCTCCAGAGCGATCCTTATGGGCATTGTAGGTTTGATTAGCATTGTAGCCAAGGAAAGCTGGTAACCCAAGGGCTCTGACGATATAAGTATTAGAAAATCCTCTCGTAAGTAGCTCAGGTCTATCAATTTCTGCTAAAAAGAGATTGATAGAGAATAATAATACTGAAAAGGCTGTGATGGCAAAGCTAGATTTTTTATGAAATGGAGTTTTGTCCCAGTGAAATGCCTTACGGTAGACTAAGAAACCAAAAGCTATAAAATCAAGAAAATAGACAATATCCCATAGCCTAAATAACTTAAGAGCTGCTTCTCCTAATCCAGCAGATACGCTAGGGGTAGCCATCATGGTAGAAATGGAGATATAATCGGAAAATTCTCTATAATAGACTGCATTTGAAAAGAGCCAGGCGAAAAGAACAATATAAATGGTCATCGCTACACTATAGAATGCCTTCGTATTCTTTATATAAAGCGAGAGGCCAAGCAATAAAATTCCTACTGGTAGAGGATTCATAATAGCGATAAAATTTTGGAAAAATCCTTGGGTATCTAAATTAAAATCAATATAGTAGGCCCAGAGTGTTTTGAGCCAGTA is part of the Streptococcus suis genome and harbors:
- a CDS encoding LTA synthase family protein, whose protein sequence is MKKLIDYVKKIGQTRLGFVLILLIIYWLKTLWAYYIDFNLDTQGFFQNFIAIMNPLPVGILLLGLSLYIKNTKAFYSVAMTIYIVLFAWLFSNAVYYREFSDYISISTMMATPSVSAGLGEAALKLFRLWDIVYFLDFIAFGFLVYRKAFHWDKTPFHKKSSFAITAFSVLLFSINLFLAEIDRPELLTRGFSNTYIVRALGLPAFLGYNANQTYNAHKDRSGATATDLEPVKQYITEHYAQPNDNYFGIAKGRNVIYLHLESLQQFVIDYKLNVNGVEYEVTPFLNSLYHSNSTLAFSNFFNQVKAGKTSDAETMIETSLFGLNQGSFMVQYGGSNTQQAAPYILSQNGGYTSAVFHGNAASFWNRNNTYKQWGYNYFFDQSYFSKATAENSFQYGLNDKIMFADSIQYLEHLQQPFYTKFITVSNHYPYTTSLIGDEIGFPLANTDDETINGYFATANYLDASIKAFFDYLKATGLYENSVIVLYGDHYGISNSRNPDLAPLIGKNSQTWSDFDNAMMQRVPYMIVVPGMTNGGIFDTYGGEIDALPTLEHLLGIKSDNYLQVGQDLLSSQHSQIVALRTAGSFITPKYTSYEGKIYYTETGLEITNPDETTQKEIDAIKEATAAQLATSDAIQTGDLMRFFDNGLPALDSSQYNYIDSLAAEIALENKLGTQSTSLYSKNGNKSTIGLFKAPSYLELHGSTTATSTPNTGTSSTSTSSNSQ